The following nucleotide sequence is from Vanrija pseudolonga chromosome 4, complete sequence.
TCGGACGGCAACCTGGCGGCGGCTTCCGGAGATGGTGCTGGTGCAGGGTCCGCTGAGGCAGGGTTGGCCCGCACTGCACCGTCCTCCCCAGACACGTCGGTAAACGTAGGTTGGCCTGATGGAGACGTCCGTCGACTCTTTGGGATCTTGTACTTCAAGAACGTTGGGGCTGCGCCGTGTCCTTCCGGCACACCCACCGTCGATCGGAGCTGGAGGCTGATTTCAGTGTGCTCATCTGACCCGGtctccttcttggccagGCTGTACAGGATGGCAAACGGTGCGTCAGCGGGGTTGCCTTCCAGTGCGGCAGCCACCTGCTCGAAGAAGGCCTCTgtcgtgcgcgcgagcgaaACCATCTCGACGAGATCCTTTGTCGTCCCCAGGCGTCGTTCCGCCAGGACCTTTTCTGTCGTGTCCAAGCTCGGGTTGTATATTCCAATCACCTCCTTTTTGGCGTGATGCACGATAGGTATCAAGCTGTAGCTCTGGTACCGTTCGATGAACTTGCCTCGGTCGTTTCGCTGATGAAGGACGAGATCATTTTCGCGGTGGACCGGGTCCCCGCCGTAGACGTGCATCATCAACGGACCAAGAACGCTCCATAACGGGGCCCACACCTCCTTCATGGGACGTCCAAAGCTCTTGGGGTGCTCAACCATGACCGAGTACTTTTGGTTGCTGGGAAGTCAGCGGCAGTGACCAGCATTGCACCCACTAGATCATGATAAGGTCCTTGCCAACGTAGACACAGTCCTGGGTAAAACTTGAGAATGCGATGGAAGCCGTCGCGAGAATCTCGACCGGCCAGTCGGCCTTGGGGCCAAGGACAGTTTCAGACCAGTCAACCTCGTCCATCAACAGGTGGCACTGCTTGGTGAGGTTGTATCTTCTGCCGTCATCATTGTAGACCAGGGAGTTGCGAGTTCGGCGGCGGTACGGCATGAGGAAGGATACCGTATCCGGGGGCAGCGTCTCGATCGACATTGCATTGGGGCCCTGGAGAGTGTACGGCGGTGCGAGGAGGCGGTTCTGGAAACGAGCGCCGGGCTTGACCATATCCTCGTCAACCCGTGCTGGTGCGACTGCAGTAAGAACAACGCACGCCCACGGACTTCCTGGCTCGACTGGCAGCCGCGacttgacgacgtcgacgctcATCCCGGTGGCCGACATCTTGAGCGTCAGGACTGTAGAGGGCGACAGGATCTCGAAGCCGACAATTTGGTCCGTTTCCGCCCATTCTTGCAACCCAGCAGCCATGTGCGAGTCCATCAAGCTGGCAATGGGTCGCCCGAGGGTTAGGCGGTTCATGTGAACGTTCTCCCAAAGGATCTTCATTGTAGACGCGAGCGGAGCCGACACTGGGGCCACCTTTCGTATTGTCGGTGGGATTTCTCCAACATACGGGGTCTGCACAGCCTGGAGAAGACGTGATTGTGGGGGGCGTGGAGGTGTGGTACTCCGTTCGCTTGATGGCATGGCCGGTTCACCCAATGGCCTGGTCGGCGTCCTTGCATGGCCGCCTGTTCCGCTGTCGTTCTGGGCAACAGCGACCCTGTGTCTGGTCTGCTCATCGATCCACAGCTCGGACATCTTGTCCAAATCTTCTGGCCCGCGAACATTCTCGCGGCTCGCAGCTGCGACCGTGGGGTCGACATTGGGCGACCGAACGCGCAGCACGCAGGCAGGGTACGGATACGCCTGGAAAAGGAATGAGCTAAGGCTCTGGGTAAGTGACATACCTCCAAGTACGTGTATGGTAGTTCCGGCATGGCGCCTGCGCagggcggccgaggccgctgacTATCACGCAGGCGTTGCTACTGTCGCCTTGCGTGAGCCCACAGATTCCAGACTGGGAGGGGCGCggtggacggcgaggatgggCGCGTTTGGTTGTTGACAACGGAGTGAGGCAAGGGCTATGATAATGACAATGTGGGTATCATGCACGCTGTATGTATGTGTCGTCAATCGAGTATGTTTGAATGGATGTTGGAGGTGAGTACGAAGCTGCGATGTCGACCCAAGTGAACAGACACCAACTTGCTGTTGACTTGGGGAGTGACAACAGGTCAGCAGGTGCACTCTTGAGAATAACAACTACCCATGGCCccgtgctggctggctgctaGGGTCATATCTCTCTCTGGTTGTCTGCCATGCATTTGCCACCCCTTAGGGGTCTGGATGCTGGTCATTGAAGGCAGGCGGCATGCAGCTATTCAGCGGGTAGCAGAACAAGAGAGCCTTGAACAGGGTCGCGCCCAGGGAGGGAAAGCCTGGGCTGACGGACGGGTAGCCCGACGAGTCGTACATATGTACTGTAAGCAAGCATGTTCAAGGTCAGGTGGCAGGGAACGAGGCAAGCTAGAGAGGCTGCCATGACGTCAGGGGGTAACAAGCAAGACAAGGCCGCCGTGGACATGGGGCAGGCCGTGTTGTGCCCGGTGCCCGTGTCTTTGCTGGTGTTCAACTCACGCCAGCATGGATCACTGTTGGCCTTGCATTCGCATCCACCAGTATGCAAAGGATATTCATGTTCTGCTGGTTAGTCCATGCGGTCTGCTCTGCGTGATGGATTTCTTGACATGGGACCGAGCATGTCCCGGATTAATTAGATGTACCTCGGGCCGTTCAACAAACAAATGGCCAATTACAAATTCCAGGCACCGTATTACGCCCCCTCATTTTGTCTTTCTAATGTTGATTAAGAAAATTGGCGTCATGTCATGAAAACGCGTCGCTCCAATGGTCACGGGGACGGGATagatgacgaggagcagaACACTGGTGGGCACCGAGGTTTGGCGGTAAGAGTACATGCACACTGCCAACTCGTGGACAATGAAAGGTGAGAGAGTGGAGCATTCGAagatggcgaggtcgagggagCGGTGTGAGTCGCGGCTATTTGTGGCCTGCTGGGTTCGACCagactgcctgcctgcccccaCCCGTTATCCACGGCCGATGCTGCTTCATACTACTCATCCAGCTACTATCCTGCTACTAACCACAATGCCTAGAGAAAATAACCactcctcctgctcctcgttCTACCTGCACAGCGCCCGCTTAAGCCTTCTCAACGTGCTCGGTCTTGCCCTTGtggtcgtcctcgacagcaaggtgggcggcggcaatgTTCTCGTCGGTGCGCTCGAAAATGTTCATGTCGACCGACTGGAACTTGCGGGCGGGGACCTTGGCCTCGAAACGAGCGTTGATCTCCTGGTAGGTGAGACCCTTAGGCTCGGGGAGGCGGAAGTAGATCCAGACGCAGCAAAGCGAGCACATGCCGGCCCAGTAGAAGGCAGTCTTGCCGCCCCAGTTCCAGGCAGTGGGGTTGAGCATGTAGGCCATGTACGAGCCGTTGACAATACCGATAACGTTGTAGAAACCACGGCCAATGTTGATCGACTTGATGGCGAGACGGCGCGAGGGGAGCTCGGCAACGAGGGCGTAGCAGACAGTGCCGACAGTGAACTGGTAGGCAACCGACCAGACGAGGAGCATGACACCGACAGCCCAAGACGATCCCTTGCTGCCGATAAGAGAGACACCGCCAATGATGAGGAGGACACACGCCATCCAGATGCAGCCGTAGAGGTAgatggcgcggcggccaatGCCCATGCCCATGAGGCCCCAGGCGATGAAGGTACCGCCGGTGTTGATAGCGTACTGGCCCATGGTCATGGAAAAGGAGTTCTCAACCGAGAAGCCGGCCTGCTGAAGGAAGTAGGTGCAGTAGCCCATGAACGAAGAGCCACAAAGCTGCTGAACGGCCCAGGCACCGCAAACGATCTCGGTACGGCGGAGGTTGACACCCTTGAAGAGTTCGAGGTAGGTGGCACCGGCGGTCGTGGCACGCTCCATGGCAATGGTGTGCTCCATCATGGCAAGAGTCGACTgaatctcctcctcgtcgttaCCGGAATacaggcggcggagcgacTTGcgggcctcctcgaccttgcccttgcgaACGAGCCACCAGGGAGACTCGGGGGCGAAGATCGCAGTGATGATGAGGGGAATAGGCCAGAACCACTGGATGGCGTAGGGGATCTGGGGAGGTCAGCACAGTCACAGGATGCGTCTGCAGTTTTTTGCCACTcacgcgccacgcccacTCGTCGGTGCGGTTGACCATTCCACGGAGGAGACCGACAGCAATGAGCTGTCCAATACCCCAGCACGCGTTAACCCAGGTCGTAAGGATACCGCGGAGAGGCAGGGgagcgacctcggcggcgtaggTGGTGGTGAGAGTCTGGAAGATGCCCCAAGCGAAGCCGGCGAGGAACtgagcggcgaggagcaTGCCAAGCGACTTGCAGAAGAACATGAGGAAAATGACACCGGTCATCCAGATAAGAGTCCAGAACATGGTCCTGCGGTAGCCGAAGCGCTCAGCGAGGATACCGTTGAGCTGGGAGAGGTGTCAGCGATTGTTGTCTCGATTTTGTGATATCCGGATGGTGGCGCGGGGCACTGTGCGGGGAAGAGAGTGCGTAATCTGGGTTTCGTTTTCCGGGGCCTTGCCTCTGGCTGACCGCGGCGGGGTGGAAGAACCCTGCCAGCACCAACGGCGGCCGGAGTGCGCCGCAGTTCGTCGTCGGAAGGGCAGAAGATCTGGCTTGGCCGTCGACAGGCGTCCCAGGATCTGGCTAGCCGGAGGCACCCTGTCCCAAGGTCGGTCGGCACCCGGCCCGCCCGGCGCACCGAACCCCGAAAGTTGAAAAGTGACAACCGCCCGCAACCATGTCGCCGCACGGACAACACTCACAAGGACACCAATGATAGAGCAGACACCCGAGGCGTTGCCGAGACCCGCCTGCCAGCGGGCAGGGACCTGCCAGTCGGGGTTACCGTTCTTGTCGGTCGTGGGCTCGCCGAACTGCCTCTTGAAAGCAGGGTAGGCGTCTGGCGAGTGTTTAGCTCGAGTCGTTGCTTGTGGTCGCGTGGCCACTCACAAAAGTTTCCGAGGAGGACAACGTCGTAGCCCTCCATGATGACAGCAACCGAGATCATCATGGACCAGAAGCAAGCCTTGGGGTACTTGCGAAGACCCTCCCAGAGGGTCATGTTGTGCTCGATCTCGGTacccttctcggcctcgcggaggaggtcctcgacacgagtctcctcggccgtcttctcgtcgaggTACGGCTTGGCGACCGTCGACATggtggcgggtggtggtgagcggTAGTCGGAGTGTGTGGCTAgtggtgctgctcgagctggtgcGGGGCCGAATCGACTCAAGTCGGTAAGAGAGGTTTTGCTGGCTGTGGGGATCCGCAACAACAAGTCGAGGCGTCTTGCTTAAGTATTTCTTTCTCTGGAGCACCTTGGCCACCCCTCAGGGGGCATGTCGAGGGCCCAGAGACTGCATCGCGGGGCATCCAGTGCAGCGATCCGGTCAGTCgccggcgcacgccgcgggGCTCGCCCCGGGCCCTGCCTGCCCTCACCCACCGCAGCCGCCTACAGCCTCGGTGCTGGtggacgcgagcgcgtgcaccCGGGCCAGCCCAGTAGAATTACCGCCATCGGTCACTGTCTGACCGGCCTTGCCGAACGCAAACTCGCTCAGCCGTGCACACGGCGTCCCTCATGGTCAACCATCCTGGCTGTCGAGCCTTTGCGAACGGGAATTTTTGGCTGATATCGCAAATGACATGACCCAGCTGGGTCAGTCCAGGGTGCGGCTGAGGCGGCTACGGCCCAGCTGAGCCGACGTCGGACATGGAGCGGCGCATGTAACCCTTGCCAGCTTACCAACTCTGGTGGTGAGCTGCCTTGCTTCAGTATCCGATCGAGGGGCCGACAAGGGCCCCGGGTCGAGATCCATTCGAGTGGGGGTTGACAGAAAGGTTTGTTTATCCTGGTGGTATCCAGGGTGGGGGCCAGGGAGTTCGGTCCGTGATCTGGCGTGCTGCCAGAGGATTGGAGGCCGAACCTCCGTGTTCCTGGTGAGCCCTCATTGTCGTCTTGTCCCTGGAACGAACGGGAATTTTTGTTGAGGATTGGAAAGAACTGCATGGCAGGCCGCAAGATACGGTGGAAGGGGAGGCGGTCAGGGCGGGGTGTCGTTGCGGCCCTGTAGCCGCTTTCCGTCTATGGACCACTCATCCTGAGTGGGGGTGAGCCACAGTCGCCTACCTGTCCGACCAACCGGTGTCAATGCTAATTCTAGAGGGCAAGCATGCACGCAGTGCATCTCATGACCAGTCAGGAGCCCGTATACAGCGCCGACCGCGGACCGACGTCGGAGGTGTGAACGGCGCTGCCATCTCCGTGAGCCCCGTGCAAGGCTCCATCACATCGGGGTTGAGGCAGTAACCCGCGCCAATCCCTCGGCACACaggtgtcgctgtcgcttcTCAATGCTCAAGATTCCCGTTCACCGCGTTTCCAACAGCCCAACATTCCCGTTCTTACACGGCCAAAccgggacgacgagccgtaTCTAGTCGGAACGGTGGACCGTAGCTATGATTATCGCGAGGTGGACATGGCGATGGGCGCGCGCCACGTCCGACGCGGACCCGatcccacccacctcccccacccgcACTTttgtctgtctgtctgcAACAAACTTGG
It contains:
- the MPH3_3 gene encoding Alpha-glucosides permease MPH3 — protein: MSTVAKPYLDEKTAEETRVEDLLREAEKGTEIEHNMTLWEGLRKYPKACFWSMMISVAVIMEGYDVVLLGNFYAYPAFKRQFGEPTTDKNGNPDWQVPARWQAGLGNASGVCSIIGVLLNGILAERFGYRRTMFWTLIWMTGVIFLMFFCKSLGMLLAAQFLAGFAWGIFQTLTTTYAAEVAPLPLRGILTTWVNACWGIGQLIAVGLLRGMVNRTDEWAWRIPYAIQWFWPIPLIITAIFAPESPWWLVRKGKVEEARKSLRRLYSGNDEEEIQSTLAMMEHTIAMERATTAGATYLELFKGVNLRRTEIVCGAWAVQQLCGSSFMGYCTYFLQQAGFSVENSFSMTMGQYAINTGGTFIAWGLMGMGIGRRAIYLYGCIWMACVLLIIGGVSLIGSKGSSWAVGVMLLVWSVAYQFTVGTVCYALVAELPSRRLAIKSINIGRGFYNVIGIVNGSYMAYMLNPTAWNWGGKTAFYWAGMCSLCCVWIYFRLPEPKGLTYQEINARFEAKVPARKFQSVDMNIFERTDENIAAAHLAVEDDHKGKTEHVEKA